The nucleotide sequence tatcaattaattaatatcatttcttaaacaattaagaaaatttaaaattcattatttactgtaattaatattaatctttttattataaagaattaagatTAGATTAATTGCACTAATTGTTAAgaaaatggatatatatattaaaattatataacatatgtatTGATTtcccaataatattattactttattttaatatgaaaataattattaaataattgcacgataataaagaatttgtcATGTCATAAACAATGTTGCAAATATTAGCAATTctgcaatatattaataacaattatacaacatataaatttagtaaattttatgtattccttttttttatatatatataaaagactaGTAAACATGTAttgtttttttacaaattttcaaatggaattttattgttttgtaagcaatgttttcaaaaatttttcattttttaattaaattttgatatactttatatatatttttgaaaatagatttaattaaataacaactgaaattatgttatatatgtttaagATGGTatcatattgtttttaaaaagcataatgtttttattttaagaaacaattattattctcataatataaatatgcagaGTActgcattaatttaatattaaatttcaaatgcatatcaaatataacaccattttattaaagattacaGACCAAATACATGTATACATGTACCAAATGCTATATGGCAAAACatgaatgaatataaacaaagatatttaatggaatatagttcaaaacttttcttatttctagTGCCAGTTTTATAGATGTGTATAAGAAAtcttttgtacatatataaaaacattatactATTAAAGTATCCTAGTATATTATACTAGCAAAGTATtgtcgattgaaaaattggataCTCAAAGAAAGTCTTTACGTATAACATCAGTtttgaataatcatttaaCTTGATCAAAAGAtaccattttaatttttattttatcattatgatGTAGTAAAATATCCAGATAAATGTTCATAAATATGTTCATTAGCTACAATTTTAAGAGTTCTTTCAATGGTGTGTGCGCAATATCCTTTTGACTGTTTAACATTTGATATAATACAATCAAACAGTCAATCATTCTTGGactttgtttcattttcaagTTGACTACCTTCATCTTCCTCATCTGAATAATTTGTAGGTGCTTCACCAGGTTTTAGTAATCTTCCtacataatcatatttttctaaaaaaaaaaaaaaaaaaaaaaaaaaaaaatgaaaataatgatatttatagtatatgattaattttaatataattttaatttactatataaaactatataaaataaattcaatttcaaattttataaactaaaatttaatacacaaAGATTATTGTgatgatatattgatattaagataaaaaaattttaaaaactttttttttttaattaaaataacaaatatcattttattttataacttctatatattctttattgaaaaaatatatgttaaataattacctTTAAATTGTTCTTCCCATTCTCTTATAGATTCCATTTCTCCAGTTTTCAAATCACTTAAATCATCATATTCCTGTGATGTttccaatgaaaattttgctaAAGCTCTACTAATATCTTTTCCACCAAATACTTCATATGGGGcacctataataaaatacataaaaaaataaattagatatgatttaaaaaaaattgaaaataattttttttattaactatttttataaataaattttttaatttatttaatgagatttttcatattgtaattgaatatcataattaaataatgaacgaAAGTCATCTATTATCAATCTTAAATCATGTTCTATCataatttagtttattatcATAGTTTCATGATGTttgtaaattacttttatgtaACCCGAGGTTAAGCGATAACCAagatgaagataaaaaaacattaaaaaattgaggtaggtaagaaaatataacaattaagtGTGTAGTAATAATGTGAACTCATTtctaatcatataaattagtaaattagTAAAAAGTGATTAAATGCTTACCAGGACCATAAAAATGGGCACCACGAGTACAATCATAAACACTACCGTTTATAGCAATTAATATTCGTCCATCTGGTCCCTTAccattatacttttttaattcttcaagtGTAAAATCACGACGCAATTGTGgcagtttttttatttctttcacagGTTCTTCAATCTTTGTCTtacttttaacaattttgtaaACCAAAAGGGCAATTACGCCTACTAAAACAAGATTTATTGGACTCTTTACAATTTCAGTTATAAAACTTGAAAGTAGTGGTTGACTTTCATGTCCGGTAGAAGTTGAAGTGGAACCCGGCGAGTCATTCTTTTCCGCCATTTTGACCACCAGTTCTTGAGTGATGAAGaataaacgatatttctttatgattgattaatttcgcGTTAtgcgtatattatataatttttgcacaaatttaaaatgactttttgaaaaactaaattaatatCTGTCAAATTATATCGTTTAAACCGTATCGTACAATCTCAATCATGAACTGATAACATACCGGTGCTGGCTACTCTAGCACCTACACTGATGTGATTATGTTCTATACATGCTACCCCACTACTAAATTGCATGTATGCCGAGAACtgtatataagatttttatttgtttgacATTAgtcaagataataaaatttattaatttaaaaacaataattattacaattgtgatttttactttctaataattttattattaaatttgtaattataaatatatcatttaaaaaattattatttatttaaaattggattttaaataaaaaaaattggatttcaatccttttaatataaaaatattaataatatatattttattaaaattaatgatgagtttgtaatacaatatatataaattaaaaaaattaaactaatattttacattaagcACGCTAATATTTAGgcacatacgtatatataaagatatcgttttaaaatttgaaacaattgaaaatcataattatttaaatttttataaaccatatatttctttattttttatataaaaagtataatttaatcttaataatttaattttattatagtttatagaaataattatttttataaatatatttaaataatttatttaaaatttttatttttttagaatatcttatttaattaaatcaatacagttaaaatatattttaatttattgagaattgcattttattattatatcgagcATCATGATTcagcaaaatttttcaaagtcaTGCTATGTTGTAGTTCTTCGTTCATTCATATGTAATATCTTTCCGTagtgtgaaaaattttaacaaatgaagTTTTGATCAATATATATTGCCGTTAGATGTCACTGTCATTCTtcatatgttttattaatacttataaaatatataaaattacaagtttaatttaaacattattataacatatatatatattttttttttatactttatattaagtatgttaaaaaatatattttatttaatttgatattatattgaataaattactaaaatacatagaattaataaatttaacaatatatgatttttgataaaaataataatttaaataataaagaaattgaatcacttataattgttaaagatttttcattgataatgatatttatatattcttaatatctattattattaatatttagtatttagTTTATGTACatgttttatattgtatttaatatttatttttcaatgaaaaacaTACAGGACAATTGTTAATTCATTGATtccaatgataattatatataataatgatagataatgataatttttcttgaaatatattgattgatcTCCTAAATCAGATATTGTAGGACACGAAATTTCATGCATCATATACTTTTCTCATTTAGTTTTGACttgaatttgtttaattatttgtgtTGTAGATGTTGCAGCAATATTtgctattttattcttatttcttacttcaaaagtaaaaatacagcataattatttcagttgtaatgtttctaaataataatttattttgaaaagctATAATGTAtgactatataatttttttccatttaaaaaagttcTTGTAGtgagttaatatattattcctaattttataatctaacaAATATTGCcagatatcatttattttcacattgtataatatttatgtacatgaa is from Apis mellifera strain DH4 linkage group LG2, Amel_HAv3.1, whole genome shotgun sequence and encodes:
- the LOC413164 gene encoding membrane-associated progesterone receptor component 1; protein product: MAEKNDSPGSTSTSTGHESQPLLSSFITEIVKSPINLVLVGVIALLVYKIVKSKTKIEEPVKEIKKLPQLRRDFTLEELKKYNGKGPDGRILIAINGSVYDCTRGAHFYGPGAPYEVFGGKDISRALAKFSLETSQEYDDLSDLKTGEMESIREWEEQFKEKYDYVGRLLKPGEAPTNYSDEEDEGSQLENETKSKND